One Blattabacterium cuenoti genomic window carries:
- a CDS encoding phosphoglycerate kinase, with the protein MTKDIKTIDDFNFENQTALIRVDFNVPVNKSYKITDDTRIQYSIPTIQKILSEKGKIVIISHFGRPKGVPLKTHSLKFLVDYLSQKLKVSVSFFGDCIGETALKKVNKLKNGEILLLENLRFYKEEEKENDNFAFELSKLGDIYVNDAFSVAHRFHTSITVLPKFFGKKKCIGLLMKREIQYLNQFLYGKGKRPITILLGGSKISSKIDIIENLINFADYILIGGGMSYPFIKIKGGKIGNSLIEEYEKTEKTLKKIFHKYQNKIDIIHLPIDVIAADSFKNEAHTKTLPIDSIPNGWMGLDIGPRTIKKFCAIIEKSKTILWNGPMGVFEFQNFSSGTRSIAKTIANITEKGAFSLIGGGDSIASLRIENCDKKISYLSTGGGAMLDSLKSEMLPGIKAII; encoded by the coding sequence ATGACAAAGGATATAAAAACTATTGATGATTTCAATTTTGAAAATCAAACTGCTTTAATAAGAGTTGATTTTAATGTACCTGTAAATAAATCTTATAAAATAACAGATGATACACGTATTCAATATAGCATTCCCACCATTCAGAAAATTCTTTCTGAAAAAGGAAAAATTGTTATCATATCTCATTTTGGTAGACCAAAAGGGGTTCCTTTAAAAACTCATTCTTTAAAATTTTTAGTTGATTATTTGTCCCAAAAATTAAAAGTTTCTGTAAGTTTTTTTGGAGATTGCATAGGAGAAACTGCACTTAAAAAAGTTAACAAATTAAAAAATGGTGAAATTTTATTGTTGGAAAATCTACGTTTTTATAAAGAAGAAGAAAAGGAAAATGATAATTTCGCTTTTGAATTGTCAAAATTAGGGGATATTTATGTTAATGATGCTTTTTCAGTCGCACATCGTTTTCATACTTCTATCACTGTACTTCCGAAATTTTTTGGAAAAAAGAAATGCATTGGTCTTCTTATGAAAAGAGAAATTCAATATTTAAATCAATTTTTATATGGTAAAGGAAAGAGGCCTATAACTATTTTATTAGGAGGATCAAAAATTTCTTCTAAAATAGATATCATTGAAAACCTTATTAATTTTGCAGATTATATTCTAATAGGGGGGGGGATGTCTTATCCTTTTATTAAAATAAAAGGAGGAAAAATAGGAAATTCTTTAATCGAAGAATATGAAAAAACAGAAAAAACATTAAAAAAAATTTTTCATAAATATCAAAATAAAATAGATATTATTCATCTTCCGATAGATGTTATAGCAGCTGATTCATTCAAAAATGAAGCCCATACTAAAACTCTTCCTATTGATTCTATTCCAAATGGATGGATGGGGTTAGATATTGGACCTCGTACTATAAAAAAATTTTGCGCAATTATAGAAAAATCCAAAACTATTTTATGGAATGGACCAATGGGTGTTTTCGAATTTCAAAATTTTTCTTCAGGAACTAGATCTATAGCAAAAACTATTGCAAATATCACTGAAAAAGGGGCGTTTTCTTTAATAGGTGGAGGGGATTCTATTGCTTCATTAAGAATAGAAAACTGTGATAAAAAAATCAGCTATTTATCTACTGGAGGAGGTGCAATGTTAGATAGTTTAAAAAGTGAAATGCTACCCGGAATAAAAGCAATAATATAA
- the rnr gene encoding ribonuclease R, whose translation MKKEKQIKKKHYNNISTGFINITNHGYAFVRINEFKKDVFIPKNKTNRALEGDLVKIKFYYNRKGKKMEGEVLKIIKRKTNQFVGILKLNIQSEYGIIHNNIIHVNILVPIQKLKKYHHNDKVLVKIISWPKKSKNPLGKIIKVFGPSGEYKTEILSILEEYGISYQFSKEIENEAKKIFLKPILDIGIRKDMRNINTFTIDPLNAKDFDDAISIRKLNSNTWEIGVHISDVSSYIKEGSLLDREAYSRATSIYFVGKVIPMLPKILSDDLCSLQPQKDKLSFSYIFNIDNQGNILKNWFGKTIIRSNKRFTYDEVQCIIDHKKGDYYEEIYRLFLFSKILIQNRLKNGSIYLEERMEVKFHLDENNNPISLKLEKNNDAHRLIEEFMLLTNRKISEFVSLNLDGGISKKFYIYRVHDVPDFQKIFFLKKIIEPLGYFLDLKNLKTSINYLLEQIKGKPEQNMIENLILRAMSKAKYSTKNIGHYGLSFIYYTHFTSPIRRYSDIIAHRLLHHYLINKNRNNEYKLNTIEFYEKQSQHCSYKERLAIDAEREFLKYIQVKYIKKFIGKEFDGIIMGFTDWSIYIDLLLFQTEGMIKFRDIKEDSYILNSDNYSIIGKTKKKVYHLGDKVKVKLMNVNLEKKQIILEWIDNTS comes from the coding sequence ATGAAAAAAGAAAAACAAATAAAAAAAAAACATTATAATAATATCTCCACAGGATTTATTAATATTACTAATCACGGATATGCATTTGTTCGCATAAATGAATTTAAAAAAGATGTTTTTATTCCCAAAAACAAAACAAATAGAGCTTTAGAAGGAGATTTGGTAAAAATAAAATTTTACTATAATCGAAAAGGAAAAAAAATGGAAGGAGAGGTATTAAAAATAATTAAAAGAAAGACTAATCAATTTGTTGGTATATTAAAATTAAACATTCAATCTGAATATGGAATAATACACAACAATATCATTCATGTTAATATTTTAGTTCCAATACAAAAATTGAAAAAATATCATCATAATGATAAAGTATTAGTTAAAATTATATCATGGCCTAAAAAATCAAAGAATCCTTTGGGAAAAATTATAAAAGTATTTGGCCCTTCTGGAGAATATAAAACAGAAATTCTTTCCATATTAGAAGAATATGGCATATCCTATCAATTTTCTAAAGAAATAGAAAATGAAGCTAAAAAAATTTTTTTAAAACCTATTTTAGATATAGGGATTAGAAAAGACATGAGAAATATTAATACTTTCACCATAGATCCTTTAAATGCAAAAGATTTTGATGATGCTATTTCCATTAGAAAATTAAATTCTAACACTTGGGAAATAGGTGTACATATATCTGATGTTTCTTCTTATATAAAAGAAGGAAGTTTATTAGATCGAGAAGCTTATTCACGTGCTACATCTATTTATTTTGTAGGAAAAGTTATTCCTATGCTTCCAAAAATTTTATCTGATGATCTTTGTTCTTTGCAACCCCAAAAAGATAAATTAAGTTTTTCCTATATTTTTAATATAGACAATCAAGGCAATATATTGAAAAATTGGTTTGGTAAAACCATAATACGATCTAATAAACGATTTACATATGATGAAGTGCAATGTATAATAGACCATAAAAAAGGAGATTATTATGAAGAAATTTACAGATTATTTTTGTTTTCTAAAATATTAATTCAAAATCGATTAAAAAATGGATCAATTTATTTGGAAGAAAGAATGGAAGTTAAATTTCACTTAGATGAAAATAATAATCCAATATCCTTAAAACTGGAAAAAAATAATGATGCTCATCGTTTAATTGAAGAATTTATGTTATTGACTAATCGAAAAATTTCAGAATTTGTCAGTTTAAATTTAGATGGAGGCATTTCTAAAAAATTCTATATTTATAGAGTACATGACGTCCCTGATTTTCAGAAAATTTTTTTTCTAAAAAAAATTATAGAACCTCTAGGTTATTTTTTAGATTTGAAAAACCTAAAAACTTCCATCAATTATTTATTAGAACAAATTAAAGGAAAGCCGGAACAAAATATGATTGAAAATTTGATACTTCGTGCTATGAGCAAAGCTAAATATTCCACTAAAAATATAGGACATTATGGTTTATCTTTTATTTATTATACTCATTTTACATCTCCCATAAGAAGATATTCAGATATCATAGCGCATCGTTTGCTTCATCATTATTTAATAAATAAGAATAGAAACAATGAATATAAACTTAATACAATAGAGTTTTATGAAAAACAATCTCAACATTGTAGTTATAAAGAACGTTTGGCTATAGATGCAGAAAGGGAATTTCTAAAATACATACAAGTTAAATATATAAAAAAATTTATAGGAAAAGAATTTGATGGTATTATTATGGGGTTTACTGATTGGAGTATCTATATTGATTTATTATTATTTCAAACTGAAGGAATGATAAAATTTCGTGATATTAAAGAAGATTCTTATATTCTAAATTCAGATAATTACAGTATAATTGGAAAAACAAAAAAAAAAGTCTATCATCTGGGAGATAAAGTAAAAGTAAAACTTATGAATGTGAACCTAGAAAAAAAACAAATTATTCTTGAATGGATCGATAATACATCATAA
- the folB gene encoding dihydroneopterin aldolase, with amino-acid sequence MGKIVLENIKLFGFHGCMTEEKYVGSYYTINIEVEFDFYQASINDDLSKTINYVDLYSIVKEEMSINAKLIEHLAQRIIKRIKKYQKSLIKYTKVKICKENPPLQGNVDRVCVILDD; translated from the coding sequence GTGGGGAAAATTGTATTAGAAAATATTAAATTATTTGGATTTCACGGATGTATGACAGAAGAAAAATATGTTGGTTCTTATTATACGATTAATATAGAAGTTGAATTTGATTTCTATCAAGCATCTATTAATGATGATTTATCCAAAACTATTAATTATGTAGATTTGTATTCTATTGTCAAAGAAGAAATGAGTATCAACGCTAAATTGATTGAACATTTAGCACAAAGAATAATTAAAAGGATAAAAAAATATCAAAAATCTTTGATAAAATATACAAAAGTAAAAATTTGTAAGGAAAACCCTCCATTACAAGGAAATGTGGATAGAGTCTGTGTGATTTTGGATGATTAA
- the glmS gene encoding glutamine--fructose-6-phosphate transaminase (isomerizing), with amino-acid sequence MCGIIGYLGYREAYPILISGLKKLEYRGYDSSGIAVFHENGYNLYKTKGRVLELEKKIYSCQVKIKGTTGIGHTRWATHGIPDDINAHPHVSNSNELIIIHNGIIENYFAIKIILLKNGFTFKSKTDTEVLVNLIEYIKKENKLSLEEAVRISLNEIVGAYSIAVIEKSHPETVIIAKLGSPLSLGVNDKEFFVASDPISFVDYTKNVIYLKDGEMAILKKDKGLDLRKIIDNHKLNPIIKKLKINLQEIEKGKYKYFMLKEIYEQPKTILDTLRGRLLIPEKIICINGIESNKNIFINAKCITIIACGTSWHASLIGEYLLEELARIPVEVEYASEFRYRNPIIGKKDVIIVISQSGETADTLEALKLAKKKGAFVFGICNVVGSSIARNVDAGAYTHAGPEIGVASTKAFTAQITVLILLALIIGKHRYTIDDNRYKLLCQELGSVPEKVDYVLKMDDTIKKISQIYHDVNNFLYLGRGINFPVALEGALKLKEISYIHAEGYPAAEMKHGPIALVDENMPVIVVATKKGYYDKIIGNIQEIKARKGKVIAIINEDDIQANLLADHVIRIPNISEVLSPLLTVIPLQLLAYQIAYIRGENVDQPRNLAKSVTVE; translated from the coding sequence ATGTGCGGTATAATTGGTTATTTGGGTTATAGAGAAGCTTACCCTATTCTCATTAGTGGATTAAAAAAATTGGAATATAGAGGATACGATAGTTCTGGTATTGCCGTTTTTCATGAGAATGGATATAATTTATATAAGACCAAAGGAAGGGTTTTGGAATTGGAAAAAAAAATTTATTCTTGTCAAGTAAAAATAAAAGGGACAACGGGAATAGGTCATACAAGATGGGCAACTCATGGTATTCCAGATGATATCAACGCTCATCCTCATGTTTCTAATTCCAATGAACTTATTATAATTCATAATGGAATTATAGAAAATTATTTTGCTATTAAAATTATTTTATTAAAAAATGGATTTACTTTTAAAAGCAAAACAGATACAGAAGTTCTTGTTAACTTAATAGAGTATATTAAAAAAGAAAATAAATTGTCTTTAGAAGAAGCAGTAAGAATTTCTTTGAATGAAATAGTAGGAGCTTATTCTATCGCTGTAATAGAAAAATCTCATCCTGAAACGGTTATTATTGCAAAATTGGGAAGTCCTTTATCTTTAGGCGTTAATGATAAAGAATTTTTTGTAGCATCCGATCCCATTTCTTTCGTAGATTATACAAAAAATGTTATTTATTTAAAAGATGGAGAAATGGCTATTCTTAAAAAAGATAAGGGGCTAGATCTTAGAAAGATTATAGATAATCATAAACTAAATCCAATTATTAAAAAACTTAAAATCAATTTACAAGAAATTGAGAAAGGAAAGTACAAATATTTCATGTTGAAGGAAATATATGAACAACCTAAAACAATTTTAGACACTCTACGAGGTAGATTGTTAATTCCAGAAAAAATTATTTGTATCAATGGAATTGAATCTAATAAAAATATTTTTATTAATGCAAAGTGTATAACTATAATAGCATGTGGGACCTCATGGCATGCTAGTTTGATTGGGGAATATTTACTAGAAGAACTTGCTCGTATTCCAGTAGAAGTAGAGTATGCTTCTGAATTTAGATATAGAAATCCTATTATAGGAAAAAAAGATGTCATCATTGTAATTTCACAATCAGGAGAAACTGCAGATACTTTAGAAGCTTTGAAATTGGCAAAAAAAAAAGGAGCTTTTGTGTTTGGAATTTGCAATGTTGTAGGATCATCTATTGCACGAAATGTAGATGCAGGAGCTTATACTCATGCCGGCCCTGAAATTGGTGTTGCTTCTACAAAAGCTTTTACGGCACAAATTACAGTTCTTATTTTGTTGGCTTTGATTATAGGAAAACATAGATATACAATTGATGATAATCGTTATAAATTATTATGTCAAGAACTTGGATCTGTTCCAGAAAAAGTTGACTATGTATTGAAAATGGATGATACTATCAAAAAAATATCTCAAATATATCATGATGTAAATAATTTTCTATATCTAGGTAGAGGGATTAATTTTCCTGTTGCTTTAGAGGGTGCTTTAAAATTAAAAGAAATATCCTATATTCATGCAGAAGGATATCCTGCAGCAGAAATGAAGCATGGTCCTATTGCTTTAGTTGATGAAAATATGCCAGTGATTGTTGTTGCTACAAAAAAAGGATATTATGATAAAATTATAGGCAATATTCAAGAAATAAAAGCTAGAAAAGGAAAAGTTATAGCTATAATTAATGAAGACGATATTCAAGCTAATTTGTTAGCAGATCACGTAATAAGGATTCCCAACATATCTGAAGTACTGAGTCCATTATTAACTGTTATCCCTCTTCAGTTATTAGCTTATCAAATTGCTTATATACGGGGAGAAAATGTAGATCAACCTAGAAATTTAGCTAAGTCAGTAACAGTGGAATAA
- the coaD gene encoding pantetheine-phosphate adenylyltransferase: protein MNKKIAVFPGSFDPITLGHYDIIIRGLNLFDKIIIAIGKNREKKSMFSLKKRKKWIQKTFIKLSQKKIEIDSFDELTISFCIKKKARFLLRGIRNQLDFEFEKNIFIVNKELYKKHIIETVYLFSSYEKSHIHSYLVRDIIKNGGDYTIFVPSTVRI, encoded by the coding sequence ATGAATAAAAAAATAGCAGTGTTTCCTGGATCTTTTGACCCCATTACTTTAGGGCATTATGATATTATTATTAGAGGTTTGAATTTATTTGATAAAATTATTATAGCTATTGGAAAAAATAGGGAAAAAAAAAGCATGTTTTCTCTTAAAAAGAGAAAAAAATGGATACAAAAAACTTTTATAAAGTTATCACAAAAAAAAATAGAAATTGATTCATTTGATGAATTAACTATTTCTTTCTGCATAAAAAAAAAAGCTAGATTTTTATTAAGAGGAATTCGAAATCAATTAGATTTTGAATTTGAAAAAAATATATTTATAGTTAATAAGGAATTATACAAAAAACATATTATTGAAACAGTTTATCTTTTTTCTTCTTATGAAAAATCTCATATTCACTCTTATCTTGTTAGAGATATTATAAAAAACGGAGGAGATTACACTATATTTGTTCCTTCTACTGTCAGAATATAA
- a CDS encoding glycogen/starch synthase, with translation MTGKRILYVSSDLFPFSSENPISLSVLKATKFMQSIGNDVRIFMPRFGVINERRHQLHEVIRLSGMNLVINDVDQPLLIKVASIPDAKLQVYFIDNEEYFKRKAIDENENGVFFPDNDERALFFTKGVLETVKKLSWKPDIIHIYGWMSSFIPLYIKNFYKSDPVYQSVKIVASIYNKPFKGSLNKDIIKKIKLDGIKSRKLKLLEYPNYFNIVKLCMYFSDAIIKGDIFFPEEIENYIKINKLLVLKYYPVEEIETVYQQFYKETVLEQIN, from the coding sequence ATGACAGGTAAACGTATATTATATGTTTCTTCGGATTTATTTCCTTTTTCTTCAGAGAATCCGATATCTTTATCGGTATTAAAAGCCACTAAATTTATGCAATCAATAGGAAACGATGTACGTATATTTATGCCCCGTTTTGGAGTAATCAATGAAAGAAGACATCAGTTACATGAAGTAATTCGTTTATCAGGCATGAATTTAGTAATAAATGATGTTGATCAACCTTTATTAATAAAAGTTGCTTCCATTCCTGATGCTAAATTACAAGTTTATTTTATAGATAACGAAGAATATTTTAAAAGAAAGGCAATAGATGAAAATGAAAATGGCGTTTTTTTTCCAGATAATGATGAAAGAGCTTTGTTTTTTACAAAAGGAGTTTTAGAAACTGTAAAAAAATTAAGTTGGAAACCTGATATAATTCATATATATGGATGGATGAGCTCTTTCATTCCTTTATACATTAAAAACTTTTATAAAAGTGATCCAGTTTATCAGAGTGTAAAAATTGTTGCATCTATTTACAATAAACCTTTTAAAGGGTCTTTAAATAAAGATATTATTAAAAAAATAAAACTTGATGGTATAAAATCTAGAAAATTAAAACTGTTAGAATATCCAAATTATTTTAATATAGTCAAATTATGTATGTATTTCTCGGACGCTATTATAAAAGGAGATATTTTTTTTCCCGAAGAAATAGAAAATTATATAAAAATAAATAAATTGTTAGTATTAAAATATTATCCTGTAGAAGAGATAGAAACCGTTTATCAACAATTTTATAAGGAAACTGTTTTAGAACAGATCAATTAA
- a CDS encoding superoxide dismutase gives MSFKLPKLSYLYKDLEPYIDRKTMDIHYNKHHATYTNNLNKAISNTNLINLSIEEILKIAHTESPMIRNNSGGFYNHNLFWEILTPNTKYTHPSGEFHEIIKKNFNSFDSFKENFSKIAANHFGSGWIWLCVKEEKLTICSTENQNNPLMYGMGCEGIPILGLDVWEHAYYLQYQNRRLDYISSFWKIVNWIKVEENYKIYIKK, from the coding sequence ATGTCATTTAAACTTCCAAAATTATCTTATTTATATAAAGATTTAGAGCCTTATATAGATAGAAAAACTATGGATATTCATTACAACAAACATCATGCTACTTACACTAATAATCTAAATAAGGCAATTTCAAATACAAATTTGATCAATTTATCCATTGAAGAGATATTAAAAATAGCACATACAGAATCTCCAATGATACGTAATAATAGCGGAGGTTTTTATAATCATAATCTTTTCTGGGAAATATTAACACCTAATACAAAATATACTCATCCTAGCGGAGAATTTCATGAAATCATTAAAAAAAATTTTAATTCTTTTGATTCTTTTAAAGAAAACTTTTCTAAAATTGCAGCCAATCATTTTGGTTCTGGATGGATTTGGTTGTGCGTGAAAGAAGAAAAATTAACAATTTGTTCTACAGAAAATCAAAATAATCCTCTTATGTATGGAATGGGTTGCGAAGGCATTCCAATATTAGGATTGGATGTTTGGGAGCATGCATACTATCTTCAATATCAAAATCGTCGTTTAGATTATATTTCTTCTTTTTGGAAAATCGTTAATTGGATAAAAGTGGAAGAAAATTATAAAATATATATAAAAAAATAA
- a CDS encoding PSP1 domain-containing protein, with translation MNKSCSDCLNKCAKKGNILQKKQCYKPNALDWLSNIQSPFEYKKYDIVEIKFKNDRKDFFINQDKILLNQGDIVTVEPKYGTGYDIGIVYLTGELVKLQIRNHTIHSKTFKKVYRKSTYKEINIWKYFKKKEFTTLLKSKKIAKNLNLSMKICDVEYQGDGEKAIFYYTAENRIDFRKLIKEFALHFHTRIEMRQIGYRQEAAKIGGIGSCGRELCCSTWLKNFKSVTTHSARYQQLSINIQKLTGLCGKLKCCLNYELDSYLDAIKDFPDFNIKIHTEKGIAQCMRIDVFKQEMWYSYVRNPNTWFKIKVKKIKEILEKNKVSPPLEELSIINSIQKTELTFKDLSI, from the coding sequence ATGAACAAATCATGCTCTGATTGTTTAAATAAATGTGCAAAAAAAGGAAATATTCTTCAAAAAAAACAATGTTATAAACCTAATGCATTAGATTGGTTGTCCAATATTCAATCCCCTTTTGAATATAAAAAATATGATATTGTAGAAATAAAATTTAAAAATGATAGAAAAGATTTTTTTATTAATCAAGATAAAATCCTCCTAAATCAAGGAGATATTGTCACTGTAGAACCAAAATACGGAACAGGATACGATATAGGTATAGTTTATTTAACTGGAGAATTGGTAAAATTACAAATAAGAAATCATACTATTCATTCAAAAACTTTTAAAAAAGTATACAGAAAATCAACATATAAAGAGATAAATATTTGGAAATATTTCAAAAAAAAAGAATTTACAACTCTTTTAAAATCTAAAAAAATTGCAAAGAATTTAAATCTTTCCATGAAAATTTGTGATGTTGAATATCAAGGGGACGGAGAAAAAGCTATTTTTTATTATACAGCTGAAAATAGAATTGATTTTAGAAAATTAATTAAAGAATTCGCTTTACATTTTCATACACGTATAGAAATGCGTCAAATAGGATATAGACAAGAAGCGGCAAAAATTGGAGGGATAGGTTCTTGTGGTCGTGAATTATGTTGTTCGACTTGGTTAAAAAATTTTAAAAGTGTAACAACTCATTCAGCAAGATACCAACAACTTTCCATCAACATTCAAAAATTAACCGGACTATGCGGGAAACTAAAATGCTGTCTTAATTATGAATTAGATTCCTACTTAGATGCTATAAAAGACTTTCCAGATTTTAACATAAAAATTCATACAGAAAAGGGGATCGCTCAATGCATGAGAATTGATGTTTTTAAACAAGAAATGTGGTATTCCTATGTTAGGAATCCTAATACTTGGTTTAAAATAAAAGTCAAAAAAATTAAAGAAATTTTAGAAAAAAACAAAGTATCTCCTCCTTTAGAGGAATTATCAATTATCAATAGCATTCAAAAAACAGAGTTGACGTTTAAAGATTTGTCTATATAA
- a CDS encoding uroporphyrinogen-III synthase, with protein sequence MKINNILISQPLNVNGASHAPYIKLIKNKNVNIDFRSFIEVKEASSNDVRKQKINFSDFTVVIFISKKSVDHYFRLAESMRFRVPISMKYICQTKTIAYYLQKYIVFRKRKIHIGNKSFQDILPYIEKHSKEKFLLPSSDILKPDIPDMLNKQNVFWKRAILYKMTSSDLSDLKHVYYDILVFFSPVEIKSLFDNFPNFDQNNIKIATFGKNTLDAAYKAGLKIDIKVPTPEFPSMAMALEKYIKKLNTIIY encoded by the coding sequence ATGAAGATAAATAATATTCTTATTTCACAACCTCTTAATGTTAATGGAGCCTCTCATGCTCCGTATATTAAACTTATCAAAAACAAAAATGTAAATATAGACTTTCGATCTTTCATAGAAGTAAAAGAAGCGTCATCCAATGATGTAAGAAAACAGAAAATTAATTTTTCTGATTTTACTGTAGTTATTTTTATTAGTAAAAAATCCGTAGATCATTATTTTAGATTAGCAGAATCTATGCGTTTTAGAGTCCCCATTTCTATGAAATATATATGTCAAACAAAAACCATAGCTTATTACTTACAAAAGTATATTGTATTTCGTAAAAGAAAAATTCATATTGGTAATAAATCATTTCAAGATATACTTCCTTATATTGAAAAACATTCCAAAGAAAAATTTCTTTTACCTTCTTCAGACATATTAAAACCGGATATTCCAGATATGTTAAACAAACAAAATGTTTTTTGGAAAAGAGCCATTTTGTATAAAATGACTTCTAGTGACTTATCTGATTTAAAACATGTATACTATGATATTTTAGTTTTTTTTAGTCCAGTAGAAATAAAATCTTTGTTTGATAACTTTCCCAATTTTGATCAAAATAATATCAAAATTGCTACTTTTGGTAAAAATACTTTAGATGCCGCTTATAAAGCGGGACTAAAAATCGATATAAAGGTACCAACACCGGAATTTCCTTCTATGGCTATGGCTTTAGAAAAATATATTAAAAAATTAAATACAATTATATATTGA
- a CDS encoding RpiB/LacA/LacB family sugar-phosphate isomerase, whose protein sequence is MLIAIGSDHTGVYHKYIITNFLIKKGYKIKDFGFSEYDGKVDYPDFVHPTAEFVNKGKADFGIIICGSGNGAAMTANKYKKIRAALVWKKEIAILARKHNNANIISLPARFVDKNDIIRIVEIFLTTNFEGGRHKTRIEKIHKILSSSVG, encoded by the coding sequence ATGCTAATAGCAATAGGGTCTGATCATACAGGAGTGTATCACAAATATATAATAACCAATTTTTTAATTAAAAAAGGTTATAAAATTAAAGATTTTGGATTTTCGGAATATGATGGAAAAGTTGATTATCCAGATTTTGTTCATCCAACAGCAGAATTTGTAAACAAAGGAAAAGCAGATTTTGGAATCATTATATGTGGTAGTGGAAATGGAGCTGCCATGACAGCTAATAAATATAAAAAAATACGTGCAGCTTTGGTATGGAAAAAAGAAATCGCTATTTTAGCAAGAAAACATAATAATGCTAATATAATTAGTTTGCCAGCGCGTTTTGTGGATAAAAATGATATTATAAGAATTGTAGAAATATTTCTCACAACAAATTTTGAGGGAGGCAGACACAAAACAAGAATAGAAAAAATACATAAAATCCTCAGTAGCTCAGTTGGTTAG